AGCATGCATGTTCAgccctctgccctgccacagggtcctgcacacattgatttattttattacttcacTGAGAAAACAGTTGAGATAAAGCTCCCTGTTCCATCAAAGCCGGGGGCACGGTGCTTGTTGTATGGGGGCATACAGGTCTTATGCCTCTCCAGGTGTAACCCTGAATATAAGTTTTACTTTAACTACTCTTCGTACCTATTTAACATGACCTGTGTGGATCTCTTTGATCAGTCAGCTGACCCATCCTTAGTATTTTGGCTTTCAGCTGTTATTTCTGCTGGCTCTGGAATAAACCACTAGGAAAACATTATATTCCTTAATGTgtaccaaaaaaaatgtatattaacatttAAGTGGAGACAAAACACCTATTGATCCACCACTCCACATAAATATAGACAGCACTGCTAGTCCTTTGTACTTTCAGTAATTTCAGCCTGACTCAAACCCACATGTCCATCTCTTTTACATCCTCACTGTGACGTCTCAGCTTCTCTGTTTTTTAAAAGGCAGCGGTATGGAGTAGATTAAAAGGCTGGTATAATTACAACATTAGAAACAGACATTCTACTGATATTGTAAAGCTTTCTTAAGCTGGGTTTCCACAAAGCTTGTAGGTTGTGCTGAAGCACGGCAAGTGCTATGATGCAGCTATTCTAATGTTATACTGACTGAAGAGGTCTCTATACCACCCGTACTGAAtgcttatttgtttctgtttggtCAAATAATCTTtccagggctacttccagcagatctcagtaGCTAATAAGGAATTGCTTGCTATGGCCTTTAGTTATAGCAGAAAGTTGTGCAAGGTCACatcacaaacaggattttcactgCTGTCTCATGAGCATCAGGTGCGCTGCCCTTACAAAGGTAACAAGAAATTCACCtgacaggacactgcactctgattggctatgatatcattgttaataaaacaatgaacaatcctctcccaacaccaaaACTCTAACCTTAAatatcctatactgcagtcattacacatctaaagtagttcatgtttggcagtgaataagcatttttgttactttaaaaaaaagtgagcGGAGATGCTGatttcctcagttgtcctgacaggaacatttcgtggtacctttgtaagcactgcatCAGGTGCAGCTTTAGAACATGTttccctgcaaaacaaacaatcgTGTAGCTCTGTAGGATGAAAAGGtgactcccccctcccctttaaAGTGGTGCAATGCTTAAAATGCGCACTTCCTATCGGAGAAGaatgtgtgtggtatgtgtgCGCTACCTCACATAAGTCATGACAGTGGAGAGAGGGTATGGACTTTCTAAGCTGCCTGGAAACACAGCCTTTGACATTAAAATACCTTTTATGTTCATggacatgaaaaagaaaattcattATTTTCTCAAATAATCAATACATATAGCAAGACATTTTATTCATGCCCTCTGTTTAAACTATTAGACTGACTGactttttgaaataaataaatacaataaccaaTATAAATTCCACCTATAAACCCCATCTAAGTTCAGAAAGGCACCTATGGCTGTTGTTCTACAGTATATGCAGGCTAGAGAGCTGTTCTTTTTAAaagatacagtattttgaaatgttgAAATCAGGGCATAGTTTTCCTGATTCAGTCACCCAATCACATAGATGGCCTGCCTATTGCGTTGCTGAGAGGTACATTTTTCAAGTCACATACTGCATTCCGTTTCATCTTTTGGTCACTCAACGGAAAACCAGTCATCAGATCAGAGGAGCTGCTAAAATGAACAGACTCTTCTTGCTCAATGCATTGTTCTGCATCGCATGTaagtgtgaacctgtttatttattcatttcatcaGTACTCTACATCAAATAGAAAACTGCTACAAAAACCATTTTAATGtgacatatatttattttcctgcagaaacatttaatttgtaactgaagcaaatggtCAGACACAAAAACAGCAACCAGCTCTTTAGTTAAGTTTtatcttgcatttattttttgtttgtaatttgcataaaaatGAAAGGAATCTGAATCTGCGCTGACAtccaattttacaaaataaaatatgagaAACATAAAAGGGGTCTCATCACTGTgcttgttaattaattaataattaaaacagctcCCGCTAAATCGCTAATCCGAACATACTAGGACTGGACCTTGTTTAGATTGGTGATTTGATTAGTCCTGATCACAATCTGTGCCATGCTAGAAATACCTTGCTagtcattgttttatgtttttgttacttacagtttattttatgaagtttgttttttacagttaatATATTACTTTCTTTCAATATTCTAGCATGCTCCGGATTAGCGAGAGTCTGCTGTATATCAGACCTTTTTTAATGAACTGAAGCTCATGGTAGTTTAAACAGATGCCTGGGATAGCTTGATATTCAGATGGGAAgcttgtgtgttaattgtctgaAGACCCTCACAGTCATGATTTGTAATTTACAGATGAAATTCCAGCACAGCGCATTGTCCAGCCACATCTATCAGTGACAGCCCAGCTTGGAGAGTCTGTGACTCTGGAGAGCTCTACATCACATATTCAGCACCGCACTTTTACTTGGTTGAATCAAGTAATTGGACAGCCTCCTAAGTATATGGTGATATATGATGAACAATCAAAGCCTACCTTTATTGGAGAATTTATCAATAattcacatttcaaaacacaaacaaattccGGCAGTTTTACCCTCACAATTTTAAAGACTGAATCATCGGATGTGGCTGTTTATTACTGCGCAGAGCTGAGAGACAGTCGTATGCATTTTAGGACTGGAACTGCACTGCTGCTTAAAGG
The Polyodon spathula isolate WHYD16114869_AA chromosome 9, ASM1765450v1, whole genome shotgun sequence genome window above contains:
- the LOC121321040 gene encoding uncharacterized protein LOC121321040 isoform X3; amino-acid sequence: MNRLFLLNALFCIAYEIPAQRIVQPHLSVTAQLGESVTLESSTSHIQHRTFTWLNQVIGQPPKYMVIYDEQSKPTFIGEFINNSHFKTQTNSGSFTLTILKTESSDVAVYYCAELRDSRMHFRTGTALLLKGVECRGGILQPPLSESVQSYYCALVTCGEDSTGNGTEEDTGYFTPPVIVLSMTNIVLLITMTALVCLCIQEGRFKCCSESANAGLCCLGFQSEKK